The following are encoded in a window of Pseudoalteromonas tetraodonis genomic DNA:
- a CDS encoding NAD(P)/FAD-dependent oxidoreductase: MDITIPKIVIIGGGAGGLELATQLGHKLGKKKHANILLIDKNRTHIWKPLLHEVATGSIDADLDGVVYSAHAAKHHYNFQLGTFCNLDNNNKTITLSPLYDELGHQILPKRTVHYDHLVIAIGSVSNDFNTPGIKEHCFYLDSNQQAERFQHALLDNFTRLHQDDDPLHSLNIAIVGGGATGVELSAELYHVSDLLKIYGLTNMSAKRLHIHLIEAGPRILPALSERIASSAKRELLRLGVTVRENTQVKQATEHGFITNDDEQINADIMVWAAGVKAPDFIKELGIFELTRNNQIKVNEYLQSNLDPQIYVLGDCCAFTQDDGTQVPPRAQSAHQMAQCVEKNLIATLREQPLKKFEYNDHGSLVNLSRYSTVGSLMGNLTSNSFFIEGKIARFMYISLYRMHQRAIHGSAKTFALWISEKVLRVVRPKMKLH; this comes from the coding sequence ATGGATATAACCATACCAAAAATCGTCATCATCGGCGGTGGCGCTGGTGGGCTGGAGCTAGCAACTCAATTAGGGCACAAATTAGGAAAGAAAAAACACGCAAATATATTACTCATCGATAAAAATCGCACTCATATATGGAAACCGTTATTGCACGAGGTTGCAACTGGCTCTATTGATGCCGATTTAGATGGGGTTGTTTACTCCGCGCATGCTGCCAAACACCACTATAACTTTCAACTTGGTACCTTTTGCAACCTCGATAACAACAATAAAACCATTACCTTAAGCCCTCTATATGACGAGTTAGGGCATCAAATTTTACCTAAACGCACCGTTCACTATGATCATTTAGTTATTGCTATTGGCAGTGTGAGTAACGACTTTAATACGCCAGGCATTAAAGAGCATTGTTTTTACCTTGATTCAAACCAACAAGCCGAGCGCTTTCAACACGCGCTGCTGGATAACTTTACTCGCCTTCATCAAGACGATGACCCATTACACTCATTAAACATCGCCATTGTTGGCGGTGGAGCAACTGGGGTTGAGCTCTCGGCTGAGCTATATCATGTTTCTGATTTACTAAAAATATACGGTTTAACCAATATGTCGGCTAAGCGTTTACATATTCACCTGATTGAAGCGGGCCCCAGGATTCTTCCGGCGCTGTCTGAGCGAATTGCCAGTTCGGCCAAGCGTGAGTTATTAAGATTAGGCGTCACCGTTCGGGAAAATACCCAAGTTAAACAAGCAACCGAACATGGCTTTATCACCAATGATGATGAGCAAATAAATGCGGATATTATGGTGTGGGCGGCGGGCGTAAAAGCACCTGACTTTATTAAAGAGCTGGGTATTTTTGAGCTGACTCGTAATAACCAAATAAAAGTAAACGAGTACTTACAAAGCAACCTTGACCCACAAATATATGTGCTCGGTGATTGCTGCGCGTTTACGCAAGATGATGGTACGCAAGTGCCGCCACGCGCACAATCGGCACATCAAATGGCACAATGCGTTGAAAAAAACTTAATCGCCACATTACGTGAGCAGCCCCTTAAAAAATTCGAGTATAACGACCATGGCTCACTGGTTAATTTATCGCGCTACAGCACAGTAGGCAGCTTAATGGGTAACCTAACCAGTAATAGCTTTTTTATTGAAGGTAAAATTGCCCGCTTTATGTATATTTCATTATATAGAATGCATCAGCGCGCTATTCATGGCAGTGCCAAAACCTTTGCTTTGTGGATCAGCGAAAAAGTGCTGCGTGTTGTGCGCCCTAAAATGAAGCTGCACTAG
- a CDS encoding RecQ family ATP-dependent DNA helicase, whose product MSTSLVQSLEQHFGFNQFRAGQQQTIEQLLNGQSSLAIFPTGSGKSLCYQLTALHLPHLTLVVSPLLALMKDQISFLNSKGIYAASLDSSQDQMQSSTVMNDVRSGKVKVLMVSVERFKNERFREFISQVALSMLVVDEAHCISEWGHNFRPDYLKLPRYREELNIPLVLLLTATATKKVKRDMAERFAIEPQCIVQTGFYRANLDLNVLSVKTADKNNELTKIVRAQTGPGIVYVTLQQSAEQVANMLSAQGLQAVAYHAGLEDTLRGQIQDDFMAGKINVVVATIAFGMGVDKSDIRFVIHYDLPKSIENYSQEIGRAGRDGNPSNCYTLANLDGLNTVENFIYGDTPELSGIEYVINDIRQAQQQWEMQEYSLSSESNIRQLALKTLLVQLEMQGAITPQYAYYADFKYKFLVDKNELLSQFDEQRQAFLTQIFSHTDFKKIWGTLNFDSLTQAAQVDRKRVVAALDYLAEKNLITLETKRITHVYKVHSEVINNPALAQQLHDYFTDKEQAEIKRIAALVRFFELQSCLSYNLARYFDDANAPQQCGHCSVCRGHSVKLEYSIPPATIDTALIYQKVDEFLAHMATKGVHNVGIETQCRFLAGMSVPLFARNKVRQLSGFALCEQQRYSEIKGTLLSRSMAK is encoded by the coding sequence ATGAGTACCTCGCTAGTTCAGTCTCTTGAGCAACATTTTGGTTTTAATCAGTTTAGAGCAGGGCAACAACAAACCATAGAGCAGCTGCTAAATGGCCAATCATCACTGGCAATATTTCCTACAGGATCGGGTAAGTCGTTGTGCTATCAACTCACCGCGTTACATTTACCGCATTTAACGCTGGTGGTATCGCCGTTATTGGCCTTGATGAAAGATCAAATTAGCTTTTTAAATAGCAAAGGCATCTATGCCGCCAGCCTCGACTCAAGCCAAGACCAAATGCAAAGTAGCACTGTAATGAACGACGTACGAAGTGGTAAAGTTAAAGTGTTAATGGTGTCGGTTGAGCGCTTTAAAAACGAACGCTTTAGGGAGTTTATAAGCCAAGTGGCGCTTTCTATGTTGGTTGTTGACGAAGCGCATTGTATATCTGAATGGGGGCATAACTTTAGACCCGATTACTTAAAACTACCTCGTTACCGTGAAGAGCTAAATATTCCGTTAGTGCTACTATTAACCGCTACCGCCACTAAAAAAGTAAAACGCGATATGGCCGAGCGCTTTGCTATTGAGCCACAATGTATTGTGCAAACGGGGTTTTATCGCGCTAATTTAGATTTAAATGTGCTGAGTGTTAAAACGGCGGATAAAAACAATGAGCTTACTAAAATTGTCCGTGCGCAAACCGGCCCCGGTATTGTGTATGTCACGCTGCAGCAAAGTGCTGAGCAAGTGGCCAATATGTTAAGCGCGCAGGGCCTGCAAGCAGTGGCGTATCATGCAGGGCTTGAAGACACCCTACGCGGGCAAATTCAAGACGATTTTATGGCAGGCAAAATAAATGTAGTGGTTGCTACCATTGCCTTTGGTATGGGGGTTGATAAATCAGACATACGCTTTGTAATTCACTACGATTTACCTAAATCAATAGAAAACTACAGCCAAGAAATTGGCCGCGCAGGGCGTGACGGCAACCCATCAAATTGTTATACCCTGGCTAATTTAGATGGCTTAAATACAGTAGAAAACTTTATTTACGGCGATACTCCAGAGCTCAGCGGTATTGAATATGTTATTAACGATATTCGCCAAGCTCAACAGCAATGGGAAATGCAAGAATATAGCCTTTCAAGCGAGAGTAATATTCGCCAACTTGCCCTTAAAACCTTGCTGGTACAGCTTGAAATGCAAGGCGCAATAACCCCGCAGTATGCTTATTATGCCGATTTTAAGTATAAATTTTTGGTTGATAAAAATGAGTTACTTAGCCAGTTTGATGAGCAGCGCCAAGCTTTTTTAACACAAATATTTAGTCATACCGACTTTAAAAAAATATGGGGCACACTTAATTTTGACTCCCTAACGCAAGCCGCGCAGGTTGACCGTAAACGTGTGGTAGCCGCGCTTGACTATTTGGCTGAAAAAAACCTTATCACCCTTGAAACCAAACGTATTACTCATGTGTACAAAGTGCATAGCGAGGTGATTAATAATCCTGCACTTGCCCAGCAGTTACACGATTATTTTACCGATAAAGAGCAAGCGGAAATAAAACGGATTGCTGCTTTAGTACGCTTTTTTGAGCTGCAATCTTGCTTAAGCTATAACTTAGCCCGTTACTTTGATGATGCGAATGCGCCACAGCAGTGTGGACATTGCTCGGTGTGTCGTGGGCATTCAGTTAAGCTTGAATATTCAATTCCCCCTGCAACGATTGATACAGCGCTTATTTATCAAAAGGTCGATGAGTTTTTAGCGCACATGGCAACTAAAGGTGTACACAATGTAGGTATTGAAACCCAATGCCGGTTTTTAGCGGGAATGAGCGTGCCACTGTTTGCGCGTAATAAAGTACGTCAACTAAGTGGTTTTGCACTGTGCGAGCAACAGCGCTACAGCGAAATTAAAGGGACATTGCTATCAAGGTCGATGGCTAAATAA
- a CDS encoding porin, with amino-acid sequence MKLQKIILLGAFISASSYAEINISGFASINAGKVLSGTGVPQYGVEPTFLADYPNVSAYTEDLSFSPESLIGLQVSGDLGEGLSVTGQLVARGVNDFEANFEWAYISYDINDNWTIQAGKKRLPLFYYSDFFDVGYAYVWMRAPADNYTWQVFNYEGVNLLYSGSVGDWGVSANVYTGKEDDDDNKLLSDFFFQEPTREIWEDMLGGVLLLNRDWLELRVTHMQYTNKRFRAGEPVLWDGKDSRDGKFYGLAANLDFGDFFVLSELNRLDLDGNLDTYMISAGYRFDSITPYVMFSDFEQEGEGDTEQHNTFAVGVRWDFHPSAAFKVQYDRVKDDSFDLAVAGDSKAITLGVDVVF; translated from the coding sequence ATGAAACTGCAAAAAATTATACTATTGGGAGCATTTATATCAGCAAGTAGTTATGCTGAAATTAATATTTCGGGTTTTGCAAGTATTAATGCAGGTAAGGTACTGAGCGGTACAGGTGTCCCGCAATATGGCGTTGAACCAACATTTCTTGCGGACTATCCAAATGTTAGTGCATACACTGAAGATTTATCCTTTTCGCCAGAGTCTTTGATTGGATTACAGGTATCAGGCGATTTGGGTGAAGGTCTTTCTGTAACAGGTCAGCTAGTTGCCAGAGGAGTCAACGACTTTGAGGCAAATTTTGAATGGGCTTATATTTCTTACGATATTAATGATAATTGGACTATTCAAGCAGGTAAGAAGCGTTTACCACTATTTTACTACTCAGACTTTTTCGATGTAGGTTATGCATATGTATGGATGCGGGCCCCTGCTGACAACTACACATGGCAAGTATTTAACTACGAGGGGGTTAATTTACTTTATTCAGGCTCTGTAGGTGATTGGGGAGTTTCTGCAAATGTTTATACCGGTAAAGAAGATGATGACGATAACAAGCTGTTGTCAGACTTCTTCTTTCAAGAGCCGACAAGAGAAATTTGGGAAGATATGTTAGGCGGCGTACTGTTACTTAATCGTGACTGGCTCGAACTAAGAGTGACCCACATGCAATATACCAACAAGCGTTTTCGCGCGGGTGAACCCGTTTTGTGGGATGGTAAAGACAGTAGAGATGGTAAATTTTATGGCTTAGCTGCAAATCTTGATTTTGGTGATTTTTTCGTTTTAAGTGAGCTTAACCGCTTAGACTTAGATGGTAATCTCGACACTTATATGATCAGTGCGGGCTATCGTTTTGACTCTATTACACCTTATGTCATGTTTTCAGACTTCGAACAAGAAGGTGAAGGTGATACAGAGCAGCATAATACATTTGCTGTTGGTGTGAGGTGGGACTTTCATCCGTCAGCTGCATTTAAAGTGCAATACGATAGAGTCAAAGATGACTCGTTTGATTTAGCTGTGGCCGGTGATAGTAAAGCTATCACGCTTGGTGTCGATGTTGTATTTTAA
- a CDS encoding substrate-binding domain-containing protein, giving the protein MKKLILSVIFLFTNFAYADFAIIVHPSNESSFDESVISRIYTGKEKSFSNGNKIIPISQEPSSAATEQFNSKLLNKTSSQLKAYWSKLIFTGKGTPPKELENDSEVIKMVAANPDTIGFVSSSAVSDNVKVVFNF; this is encoded by the coding sequence ATGAAAAAATTAATATTAAGTGTAATATTCCTGTTTACGAACTTCGCCTATGCAGATTTTGCTATTATCGTGCATCCTTCAAATGAAAGTAGCTTTGATGAGTCTGTTATCAGCCGAATTTATACAGGAAAAGAAAAGTCATTTAGCAATGGCAATAAGATCATTCCAATATCTCAAGAACCAAGTAGTGCTGCAACCGAGCAATTTAATAGTAAATTACTTAATAAAACGTCTTCTCAGTTAAAAGCATATTGGTCAAAACTAATTTTCACAGGAAAGGGCACACCACCTAAAGAGTTAGAAAATGACAGTGAAGTAATCAAAATGGTCGCAGCTAACCCTGACACCATTGGCTTTGTCTCTTCATCAGCTGTATCGGATAACGTTAAAGTGGTTTTCAATTTTTAA
- a CDS encoding YkgJ family cysteine cluster protein, with translation MPNSIIAVENINTQPVTCANCQACCCQLEVRIVTDTGVPFRYIDYDKWGSEVMKRGDDGWCEALDRNTLMCTIYENRPLTCREFEMASGECITERELAGI, from the coding sequence ATGCCAAACTCAATCATTGCTGTTGAAAATATCAATACCCAACCAGTCACTTGCGCTAACTGCCAAGCGTGTTGCTGCCAATTAGAAGTGCGTATTGTCACTGATACCGGTGTTCCTTTTCGATATATTGATTACGACAAATGGGGCAGTGAGGTCATGAAGCGCGGCGACGATGGCTGGTGCGAAGCACTTGATAGAAATACCCTCATGTGTACTATTTACGAAAATCGCCCATTAACGTGTCGAGAATTTGAAATGGCATCGGGTGAGTGTATTACTGAGCGGGAGCTAGCGGGTATTTAA
- a CDS encoding TrkH family potassium uptake protein: MVLWHPLKTPIERKVSGHKKINAAPPLILCCSFLILITLGALALKLPFATYEPISWIQSAFTATSAVTVTGLVVVDTGSVFTPFGQGVIALLIQLGGLGLMTFAVVTLMALGNKVGFIQKTVTKAAFNQTDTSTLVNTAKSVLLFALIVESIGVVILTLYWLPEMGLQKSFFHALFYTISAFNNAGFALSPNSLMQYVEDPVVNLTITGLFIIGGLGFTVLMDLYKSKRWAKLSPYSKLMLISTVIINVIALLLIYAIEYDNPKTLQPLPEVGKWLAAWFQAVTPRTAGFNTIAIEELKNASTALTMMLMFIGGGSLSTASGIKVVTFIVLILATYSYLRRDKGVTVLRREIDKESVYKALALTIISAGVTWLAIFTLLVVEDAPFLDVAFEAVSALGTVGLSRGLTSSLSPLGEFIIMFLMFMGRVGPLTIAYFLASPRTKKLRYPSAQLSIG; the protein is encoded by the coding sequence ATGGTTTTATGGCACCCTCTCAAAACGCCTATTGAGCGCAAAGTCAGTGGGCATAAAAAAATCAATGCGGCTCCGCCTCTTATTTTATGTTGCAGTTTTTTAATATTAATAACGCTAGGGGCATTGGCATTAAAACTGCCTTTTGCAACCTATGAGCCTATTTCATGGATACAAAGTGCGTTTACGGCAACCTCTGCGGTGACTGTAACTGGACTGGTTGTAGTGGATACCGGTTCAGTGTTTACCCCTTTTGGACAAGGCGTTATTGCGTTATTAATTCAACTGGGTGGTCTGGGGTTAATGACCTTTGCGGTTGTAACTTTAATGGCACTGGGAAATAAAGTTGGCTTTATTCAAAAAACAGTCACCAAAGCTGCTTTTAATCAAACAGATACATCTACGTTGGTCAATACCGCTAAGTCTGTTTTGCTGTTTGCACTAATCGTAGAATCCATAGGCGTTGTTATTTTAACGCTGTATTGGCTACCTGAAATGGGTTTACAGAAAAGCTTTTTTCATGCTCTTTTTTATACCATTAGCGCTTTCAACAATGCAGGGTTTGCATTGAGTCCTAACAGCTTAATGCAGTATGTTGAAGACCCCGTTGTGAATTTAACTATTACCGGTTTGTTTATTATTGGTGGGCTTGGCTTTACCGTATTAATGGATTTATATAAATCAAAGCGTTGGGCAAAGCTCAGTCCCTACAGTAAATTAATGTTGATCAGCACAGTTATTATTAACGTTATTGCATTATTGCTTATTTACGCGATTGAATACGATAATCCAAAAACACTGCAACCACTGCCTGAAGTAGGTAAATGGTTAGCTGCTTGGTTTCAAGCTGTCACTCCCCGTACTGCGGGATTCAATACCATTGCCATTGAAGAATTAAAAAATGCCAGCACCGCTTTAACTATGATGCTTATGTTTATTGGTGGCGGCTCTTTAAGTACCGCAAGTGGCATTAAAGTCGTTACGTTTATCGTTTTAATTTTAGCAACCTATAGCTACCTAAGACGTGACAAAGGCGTCACTGTGTTACGCCGAGAAATAGACAAAGAATCTGTGTATAAAGCATTAGCTTTAACCATTATTTCAGCAGGAGTCACTTGGTTAGCTATTTTTACCTTACTGGTCGTCGAAGATGCGCCTTTTTTAGATGTTGCTTTTGAAGCGGTATCTGCACTGGGGACGGTAGGGCTTTCACGTGGTTTAACATCCTCGCTATCACCACTGGGAGAGTTTATTATTATGTTTTTAATGTTCATGGGCAGAGTAGGTCCGCTCACTATCGCCTATTTTTTAGCAAGTCCACGCACTAAAAAGCTAAGATACCCAAGCGCGCAACTCTCTATTGGCTAA
- a CDS encoding potassium channel family protein translates to MAHFTVIGLGRFGIAASLELIHLGHTVTGVDSNPKLAEKYVEHLSETVVCDSTDEAALKELDLASSQAVLVAIGEDMQSSILCTLALKNLAVEQIWVKASTKAHHTIISKLGVTRIIHPEEEMGVRVAQALNYPIVNDYISLGNGLYVVEVSIKAHLHKTKLGHLLREIKGTVDPLLVKRAKQTFVKLDDDFELHTHDTLLLSGSRVELNYLAPRLL, encoded by the coding sequence ATGGCACATTTTACAGTGATTGGTTTAGGTCGCTTCGGCATTGCAGCAAGTCTTGAGTTAATTCATTTAGGACACACAGTGACTGGCGTAGATAGTAACCCAAAACTCGCCGAAAAGTATGTTGAGCATTTATCTGAAACCGTCGTTTGCGACTCCACCGATGAAGCCGCACTTAAAGAGCTTGATTTAGCGAGTAGTCAGGCTGTTTTAGTGGCGATTGGGGAAGATATGCAATCGAGCATTCTGTGCACGCTTGCATTAAAAAACTTAGCTGTTGAGCAAATATGGGTAAAAGCGAGTACTAAAGCCCATCACACTATTATCTCTAAATTAGGTGTAACACGCATTATTCACCCTGAGGAAGAAATGGGGGTGCGCGTTGCACAAGCGCTTAATTACCCGATAGTGAACGACTATATTTCATTAGGCAATGGCTTATACGTTGTTGAAGTAAGTATAAAAGCTCACCTACATAAAACAAAACTAGGGCATCTACTCAGAGAAATAAAAGGCACTGTAGACCCTCTATTGGTAAAGCGCGCCAAGCAAACGTTTGTCAAACTTGATGACGACTTTGAGTTACATACCCACGACACCTTACTGCTATCAGGTAGCCGAGTCGAATTAAACTATCTAGCTCCAAGGCTCTTATAA